A single region of the Asterias amurensis chromosome 19, ASM3211899v1 genome encodes:
- the LOC139951693 gene encoding uncharacterized protein, which translates to MCWKAVYSVAVGTMRKSRHSTLLKLLFILVFVISTIMYVTVWSNFALNLNTVVVEIPFGRDEIANRSNVSAIVLTTTNAGFLDLTENMLESIRRTGSRPNITVIAEDDKSFQTLSRRAKTQPGLRVQKTNSGVTTSDKLMVNTAIYNRLVNKRPAYLLSLLEKGNHVLFVDVDTYWFHDPLKNLKWDFDFALHNEFTPPTYGFCDGFVFYRPTENTIRFVKEWVYLLATTDKETPDQKVMNRLILSKKFPLKIGVLLASQFPDGFKYFKTKGWRNKNNNTIAVHLSYLYGHQEKLEHLKNQSLWLL; encoded by the exons ATGTGTTGGAAGGCGGTTTACTCAGTGGCG GTTGGTACAATGAGAAAGTCGCGCCACTCCACGTTGCTGAAATTGTTATTCATACTCGTTTTTGTCATTTCCACGATAA TGTACGTTACAGTTTGGTCAAACTTTGCCCTCAACCTAAACACAGTTGTTGTGGAGATACCATTCGGCCGAGATGAGATAGCAAACAGATCGAACGTAAGCGCGATAGTTCTCACCACCACAAATGCAGGCTTTCTCGACTTAACAGAAAACATGTTGGAGAGTATAAGGCGAACGGGTTCACGTCCAAACATCACCGTGATCGCCGAAGACGACAAGTCGTTTCAGACTTTATCAAGGCGAGCCAAAACCCAACCTGGTCTTCGCGTGCAGAAGACCAACTCTGGAGTCACGACTTCGGACAAACTTATGGTTAATACTGCCATCTACAACAGACTGGTGAATAAGCGCCCTGCTTACCTTCTCTCATTACTAGAGAAAGGGAACCACGTTCTATTTGTTGATGTGGACACATACTGGTTCCACGACCCGCTGAAAAACCTTAAATGGGACTTCGATTTTGCGCTTCACAACGAGTTCACTCCACCAACTTATGGTTTCTGCGATGGATTTGTCTTCTACCGGCCAACGGAAAACACCATTCGATTCGTTAAGGAATGGGTTTACTTATTGGCGACCACAGACAAGGAAACACCCGACCAGAAAGTTATGAATCGCTTGATACTTAGCAAGAAGTTCCCCTTAAAGATTGGTGTCCTCCTTGCGAGCCAGTTTCCGGACGGATTCAAGTACTTCAAGACGAAAGGATGGAGGAATAAGAATAACAATACGATTGCAGTCCATCTTAGCTATCTCTACGGACACCAGGAGAAGTTAGAGCATCTTAAGAACCAAAGTTTGTGGTTATTGTGA